One genomic window of Thermodesulfobacteriota bacterium includes the following:
- the yajC gene encoding preprotein translocase subunit YajC — translation MWIEFAYAMGPQPGGGNQGAAWLNFIPIILIFVIFYFLLIRPQQKRAKEHRNLLANLKEGDQVLTSGGIYGRITGIKDDKITVEISDRVRVKVNRGHIAAVIKSDSV, via the coding sequence ATGTGGATTGAGTTTGCCTACGCCATGGGCCCCCAGCCCGGGGGTGGAAATCAGGGGGCGGCATGGCTGAATTTCATCCCCATCATCCTGATCTTCGTCATCTTCTACTTTCTCCTCATCCGCCCCCAGCAGAAGAGGGCGAAAGAGCACCGCAATCTCCTGGCCAATTTGAAGGAGGGAGATCAGGTATTGACGAGCGGGGGGATCTATGGCAGGATTACCGGGATCAAGGATGACAAAATCACCGTCGAGATCTCCGATCGGGTGAGAGTCAAAGTGAATCGGGGTCATATCGCGGCGGTCATCAAATCGGATTCGGTATAA
- the gatA gene encoding Asp-tRNA(Asn)/Glu-tRNA(Gln) amidotransferase subunit GatA, which yields MELHRLTIHELHDLLVKKEVTSREITEDLYRRIEKVEEKIQAYLRLTKEEAFEQADEADRAIRRGEPVGELAGIPIGLKDILCTKGVPTTCASKILQHYIPFYDGTVIQRLRERHAVFLGKLNMDEFAMGSSTENSGFQITRNPWDLSRIPGGSSGGSAAAVAADECIAALGTDTGGSIRQPASCCGIVGLKPTYGRVSRYGLVAFASSLDQIGPMTKDVEDCAILLGAISGYDPRDSTSVNVEVPDYRTFLVKEVRGLRIGIPEEYFVEGMDPDVERAVREAIDLFRRMGAEVKGISLPHTPYAVAIYYILCTAEASSNLARYDGVKYGFRSSRFSDLLEMYERTRAEGFGSEVKRRIILGTYVLSAGYYDAYYRKASQARTLIRRDFEKAFEEVEVLVAPTAPTPAFKIGEKVGDPLQMYLSDILTIPVNLAGIPAITIPCGFSREGLPIGLQIMGRHFDEGTLLRVAYTFEQNTDYHLKKPSLP from the coding sequence ATGGAACTTCATCGGCTTACGATCCACGAGCTTCATGACCTTTTGGTGAAGAAGGAGGTGACCTCGAGGGAGATCACCGAGGACCTCTACCGGCGGATCGAAAAGGTGGAGGAGAAAATCCAGGCCTATCTCCGGTTGACGAAGGAGGAGGCCTTCGAGCAAGCTGACGAGGCGGACCGGGCGATTCGAAGGGGGGAGCCGGTCGGGGAGCTTGCCGGGATCCCGATCGGGCTGAAGGACATCCTCTGTACCAAAGGGGTCCCGACCACCTGCGCCTCGAAAATTTTACAACATTACATCCCTTTTTATGACGGCACCGTCATCCAGAGGCTGAGGGAGAGGCATGCGGTCTTTCTCGGAAAGTTGAACATGGATGAATTTGCCATGGGATCCTCCACGGAGAATTCGGGGTTCCAGATCACCCGCAACCCTTGGGACCTGAGTCGGATTCCGGGGGGGTCGAGCGGTGGTTCAGCGGCAGCGGTGGCCGCCGATGAGTGTATCGCTGCACTCGGAACGGACACGGGAGGGTCGATCCGCCAACCCGCCTCCTGTTGCGGAATCGTAGGCCTGAAACCGACCTATGGCCGGGTTTCGCGATACGGCCTCGTCGCCTTCGCCTCCTCGCTCGATCAGATCGGTCCGATGACGAAGGACGTCGAAGATTGTGCCATCCTGCTCGGCGCGATCAGCGGATACGATCCCCGCGACTCCACCTCGGTCAACGTGGAAGTGCCGGATTATCGCACCTTCTTGGTGAAGGAGGTGAGGGGCCTTCGAATCGGAATCCCCGAGGAGTATTTCGTCGAGGGGATGGATCCGGATGTGGAGCGGGCGGTCCGCGAGGCGATCGATCTCTTTCGACGGATGGGGGCCGAGGTGAAGGGGATCTCGCTTCCCCATACGCCTTACGCTGTGGCCATCTATTATATCCTCTGTACGGCGGAGGCCAGTTCCAATCTGGCCCGCTACGATGGGGTCAAGTACGGATTTCGTTCGAGCCGCTTCAGCGACCTCCTCGAGATGTATGAGCGGACGAGGGCCGAGGGGTTTGGCAGTGAAGTGAAACGGAGGATCATCCTCGGGACCTATGTCCTCTCTGCGGGATATTACGACGCCTACTACCGGAAGGCCTCACAGGCCAGGACCTTGATCCGGAGGGATTTTGAAAAAGCCTTTGAAGAAGTGGAAGTGTTGGTGGCCCCGACGGCTCCTACACCCGCCTTTAAGATCGGAGAGAAGGTCGGAGATCCCCTTCAGATGTACCTTTCAGACATCCTGACCATCCCGGTCAACCTCGCCGGGATTCCCGCCATCACCATTCCATGCGGTTTCAGCCGAGAGGGACTTCCGATCGGTCTTCAGATCATGGGAAGACATTTCGACGAGGGAACCCTCCTGAGGGTGGCCTACACCTTCGAGCAGAATACTGACTATCATTTGAAGAAACCTTCCCTCCCTTAG
- the queA gene encoding tRNA preQ1(34) S-adenosylmethionine ribosyltransferase-isomerase QueA — MKVEAFDFHLPKTLIAQYPPLRRGESRLMVLRRDEERIEHRKFSDLIEYLRPGDLLVMNNTRVLPAKLIGHKETGGKVELLLIPPRNGSEGEWEALVKNLGKGKGPTLVFLDEKTHLILSRKKDGKVKVLFPEGESPERLLNRWGHIPLPPYIRREEEPLDRERYQTVYAKKEGSIAAPTAGLHFTRSLIQKIKEKGIETAFITLHVGPGTFAPIKAEEVEEHRMEPEWVEIQEEVAATINRVKQEGRRVIAVGTTTTRALESFAAGRGRANPGAGLVSLFIRPPYEFKIIDGLITNFHLPKSTLIMLVSAFAGRDFIMRAYREAVEKRYRFYSYGDAMLIL; from the coding sequence ATGAAAGTCGAGGCATTTGATTTCCACCTCCCTAAAACGTTGATCGCCCAATACCCTCCCCTCCGACGGGGAGAGAGCCGTCTCATGGTCCTCCGGAGAGACGAGGAAAGGATCGAGCACCGGAAATTCAGCGACCTTATCGAATACCTCCGGCCGGGTGACCTCCTTGTGATGAATAATACGCGGGTCCTTCCCGCCAAACTCATCGGTCACAAAGAGACGGGGGGAAAGGTGGAACTCCTTCTCATCCCCCCTCGGAACGGTTCGGAAGGGGAATGGGAGGCCCTGGTCAAAAATCTCGGAAAGGGGAAGGGACCGACCCTGGTCTTTTTGGATGAGAAGACCCACCTCATTTTGTCCAGGAAAAAGGATGGAAAGGTGAAAGTCCTCTTCCCCGAGGGGGAATCTCCAGAAAGGCTTCTCAACCGATGGGGTCATATCCCCCTCCCTCCCTATATCCGACGGGAGGAGGAACCCCTGGATCGGGAACGGTATCAAACCGTCTATGCAAAGAAAGAGGGCTCCATCGCCGCTCCCACGGCAGGCCTCCACTTCACCCGCTCCCTCATCCAGAAGATCAAGGAAAAGGGGATCGAGACCGCCTTCATCACACTCCATGTGGGTCCGGGGACGTTCGCTCCGATCAAGGCCGAGGAGGTTGAAGAACACCGCATGGAGCCGGAATGGGTAGAGATTCAGGAAGAGGTGGCTGCGACGATCAACCGGGTCAAACAGGAGGGGCGAAGGGTGATCGCCGTGGGGACGACCACCACCCGTGCCCTCGAATCCTTTGCAGCGGGGAGGGGGCGAGCGAACCCTGGAGCAGGCCTCGTCTCCCTGTTCATTCGCCCTCCCTATGAATTCAAGATCATCGATGGTCTCATCACCAATTTCCACCTTCCAAAATCGACCCTGATCATGCTGGTTTCCGCCTTCGCAGGGAGGGACTTCATCATGAGGGCCTATCGCGAGGCCGTAGAGAAGAGATACCGGTTTTACAGCTATGGCGATGCCATGTTGATCCTTTAA
- the gatC gene encoding Asp-tRNA(Asn)/Glu-tRNA(Gln) amidotransferase subunit GatC — MKIDIEKVARLARLELTEEERERFGQQLDQILVYMDQLNRLDTSGVEPTSHAIPLVNVFREDEVSGSFPGQEILSNAPDQEEGYFKVPRIIE, encoded by the coding sequence ATGAAGATCGATATCGAGAAGGTGGCGAGGTTGGCCCGGCTGGAGTTGACCGAGGAAGAGAGGGAGAGGTTCGGCCAACAATTAGACCAGATCCTCGTCTACATGGATCAGCTCAACCGCCTCGATACCTCTGGCGTTGAGCCGACCTCCCATGCCATCCCCCTGGTCAACGTCTTCCGGGAAGATGAGGTCTCGGGGTCATTTCCGGGGCAGGAGATATTGAGCAATGCCCCGGACCAGGAGGAGGGCTATTTCAAGGTCCCCCGGATCATCGAGTAG
- the ltaE gene encoding low-specificity L-threonine aldolase → MRRWIDLRSDTVTRPTPAMRRAMAEAEVGDDVYGEDPTVNALQEKVARILGKEAALFDPSGTMANQLAIKSHTQPGDEVILEATSHPYNFEGGAGAALSGIQFHCLKGIRGILEAEQIEEAIRPADAHYPVTRLICLENTHNRGGGSIYPIEKMAEIHRLAKSRGLSVHLDGARLWNASVATGIPPKAYAQYADSVSVCLSKGLGAPIGSLVAGSKGFIDRVHRFRKMFGGGMRQVGIIAAAGLYALDHHFERLSEDHQHAKQLALGLREIAGIGLDPDQVETNMVIFDVAGTGKTAHQIAGEMRDLGVLIHVLGKTQIRLVTHLDVTSEDIETALRAFRKVCS, encoded by the coding sequence ATGAGGAGATGGATCGATCTTCGAAGCGACACCGTGACACGGCCGACACCCGCCATGAGACGGGCCATGGCCGAAGCCGAGGTGGGCGACGACGTATACGGCGAAGACCCCACGGTGAATGCGCTGCAGGAGAAGGTGGCCCGAATCCTCGGCAAAGAGGCCGCCCTCTTCGACCCGTCCGGGACGATGGCCAATCAACTGGCGATCAAATCCCATACCCAGCCGGGCGACGAGGTGATCCTTGAGGCAACCTCCCATCCATACAATTTTGAAGGCGGGGCCGGGGCAGCCCTTTCGGGCATCCAGTTCCATTGCCTCAAAGGGATTCGAGGAATCCTCGAAGCGGAGCAGATTGAAGAGGCCATCCGGCCCGCAGATGCTCACTACCCCGTGACCCGGCTCATCTGCCTCGAAAACACCCACAATCGGGGAGGGGGGTCTATCTACCCCATCGAAAAGATGGCCGAGATCCATCGCCTTGCCAAATCGAGAGGCCTTTCTGTCCATCTCGACGGGGCCCGCCTGTGGAATGCCTCGGTGGCCACGGGGATCCCCCCCAAAGCGTATGCCCAGTACGCCGACTCCGTCTCGGTATGTCTCTCGAAGGGATTGGGCGCCCCTATTGGATCGCTGGTGGCGGGCTCCAAAGGGTTCATCGACCGCGTCCACCGCTTCCGGAAGATGTTCGGAGGAGGGATGCGCCAGGTCGGCATCATTGCCGCGGCAGGCCTTTACGCCCTGGATCACCATTTCGAACGGCTCAGCGAGGATCATCAACATGCGAAACAGCTGGCCCTGGGTCTGAGGGAGATCGCCGGGATCGGCCTCGACCCAGACCAGGTGGAGACGAACATGGTGATCTTTGATGTGGCCGGAACGGGCAAGACAGCCCACCAGATCGCCGGGGAGATGAGAGACCTGGGCGTCCTCATCCATGTCCTGGGAAAGACGCAGATCCGCCTCGTGACCCATCTCGATGTGACTTCAGAAGACATCGAGACGGCCCTTCGGGCCTTCAGGAAGGTCTGCTCCTGA
- a CDS encoding divalent-cation tolerance protein CutA: MEPILIFVTCGSEEEALKIARALVEDRLVACVNLLAPVRSIYRWEGRVWDEREWLLLMKTQRKRFAEVESKVKSLHSYSVPEIIGLSLTEGNPSYLNWLADMTEPGQEGG, from the coding sequence ATGGAACCCATCCTCATCTTCGTCACGTGCGGTTCAGAGGAGGAAGCCCTCAAGATCGCCCGCGCTTTGGTGGAAGATCGGTTGGTCGCCTGCGTCAACCTCCTCGCCCCTGTTCGGTCCATCTACCGATGGGAGGGAAGGGTTTGGGATGAGAGGGAATGGCTCCTCCTGATGAAAACCCAGAGAAAGAGGTTTGCCGAGGTGGAATCGAAGGTGAAATCCCTCCATTCTTACTCCGTGCCGGAGATCATCGGCCTTTCCCTCACCGAGGGAAACCCGTCTTATTTGAATTGGCTTGCGGACATGACGGAGCCAGGGCAAGAGGGGGGCTAA
- the tgt gene encoding tRNA guanosine(34) transglycosylase Tgt, translating into MPFQFTVVKKEAASGARLGRIVTDHGVIQTPAFLPVGTQGTVKSLTPEELIDLGVEGILGNTYHLYLRPGHETIDRLGGLHRFMHWGRPILTDSGGYQIFSLARLRRVSEEGVTFQSHIDGSEHVLTPEKVMEIQRKLRSDIAMVLDECVPYPSPYEYVKASIGRTARWAERSLKVRQNGDPALFGIVQGGAYPDLRRQSAQDLLGLEFDGYAIGGLSVGEPRAVMESVLRQTVPLLPEDRPRYLMGVGTPEEILWAVLQGIDLFDCVLPTRNARNGSLFTSFGKVSIKQARYAEDPRPLDESCGCYTCSNYSRAYLRHLFLANEILSSRLNTIHNIFYYMDWMRRIRKAIEEDRLTGLYESVKGEWPASEEAGPSEDGPVLVRESS; encoded by the coding sequence ATGCCTTTCCAATTTACGGTGGTTAAAAAAGAGGCCGCATCCGGCGCGAGATTGGGGAGGATCGTAACCGATCACGGCGTGATCCAGACCCCCGCCTTTCTCCCTGTGGGCACCCAGGGGACGGTAAAATCCCTCACCCCTGAAGAGTTGATCGATCTCGGCGTCGAAGGCATCCTCGGAAACACCTACCACCTCTACCTCAGGCCAGGCCACGAGACGATCGACCGATTGGGAGGGCTTCACCGTTTCATGCACTGGGGAAGGCCCATCCTGACCGACAGCGGGGGATACCAGATCTTCAGCCTGGCCCGACTGCGGAGGGTCTCCGAGGAAGGCGTCACCTTCCAGTCTCATATTGATGGGTCGGAGCATGTGCTCACCCCTGAGAAGGTGATGGAGATCCAGAGGAAGCTCCGAAGCGATATCGCCATGGTCCTGGATGAATGCGTCCCCTACCCTTCTCCTTACGAATATGTGAAGGCCTCCATCGGACGGACGGCCCGATGGGCGGAGAGAAGTCTCAAGGTGAGGCAAAACGGCGATCCCGCCCTCTTCGGAATCGTTCAAGGAGGGGCCTATCCGGATCTCCGGCGGCAGAGCGCCCAAGACCTCCTCGGCCTCGAATTCGACGGTTATGCCATCGGGGGGCTGAGTGTCGGAGAGCCCCGGGCGGTGATGGAATCGGTGTTGAGGCAGACCGTCCCTCTTCTGCCGGAAGACCGGCCGAGATACCTGATGGGTGTGGGCACTCCCGAAGAGATCCTGTGGGCCGTCCTCCAGGGGATCGACCTCTTCGACTGCGTCCTTCCCACGCGGAATGCCCGAAACGGCTCCCTCTTCACCTCCTTTGGAAAGGTCTCGATCAAACAGGCCCGCTATGCAGAGGATCCGAGGCCTCTGGACGAATCGTGTGGGTGTTACACCTGTTCGAACTATTCGAGAGCCTATCTGCGCCATCTCTTTCTGGCCAACGAGATCCTCTCCTCGAGGTTGAATACGATCCACAATATCTTTTATTATATGGATTGGATGAGGAGGATCCGGAAGGCCATCGAGGAGGATCGCCTGACGGGTCTCTACGAATCGGTGAAGGGAGAATGGCCAGCCTCGGAGGAGGCCGGACCTTCAGAGGACGGACCGGTCTTGGTCCGGGAGAGTTCCTAA
- a CDS encoding valine--tRNA ligase: MGSKLLDKAYDPHLVEEKWYRFWTERNYFRADENSQRPAYSIVIPPPNVTGVLHIGHALNNTLQDILIRFKRMEGFNVLWMPGTDHAGIATQNVVERQLLEEGLDRHALGREKFIERVWQWKEQSGRTIINQLKKLGASCDWSRERFTMDEGLSEAVREVFIRLYQEGLIYRSYYIINWCPRCQTALSDLEVEHHEIGGKLYYLRYPFKEGDGFLVVATTRPETMLGDTAVAVHPEDGRYRESIGRKVRLPLLGREIPVIGDPYVEREFGTGCLKITPAHDFNDFEIGLKHGLEQIKVIDETGRMTEQAGPYRGLERFECREKILEDLAREGILLKTEDYRHKVGHCYRCKTIVEPNLSLQWFVRTKPLAQPAIEAVRSGRTRIIPDLWEKTYYEWMENIKDWCISRQIWWGHRIPAWYCEECGEVMVAKTAPPACSKCRSSRLRQETDVLDTWFSSALWPFSTMGWPEETKELKVFYPTSVLVTGFDILFFWVARMMMMGLKFMSDVPFRDVYIHGLVRDEKGEKYSKTRGNVVDPLELIDRYGADALRFTLAALTMPGSDLKLSESRTEGYRHFANKIWNASRFVLMNLEPHGPDGAVEPAPVEHYSLPDRWIRRRLNETIRSVRESLEEYKFHEACHLLYQFVWHEFCDWYLEMSKIYLYREVEPNRQALTRQTLLEVLETLLRLLHPFMPFLTEEIWQQLPLRREQDSIMISPYPQADPRFDDPGAEEIDLVIEAVSSLRRIRGEMNLFPSEQITVLVRTKDEASGERWRELEPFLRFLALVKELKVGPQVEKPLYSAYALVQGAELFVPMDRDRMEEEARRLQKEIGKIEKESAFILKKLSNEQFLSKAPPEVVQEVRLKAESFRTQREKLEESLRRIQTLLG; this comes from the coding sequence ATGGGTTCGAAACTTCTGGACAAGGCTTACGATCCACACCTGGTGGAGGAAAAATGGTACCGTTTCTGGACGGAGCGGAATTATTTTCGCGCCGACGAAAATTCCCAACGACCGGCCTATTCGATCGTCATCCCTCCCCCGAATGTCACCGGCGTCCTTCACATCGGCCACGCCCTGAACAATACCCTCCAGGACATCCTCATCCGTTTTAAAAGAATGGAGGGCTTCAACGTCCTCTGGATGCCCGGGACCGACCATGCGGGCATCGCCACCCAAAACGTGGTCGAGAGGCAGCTGTTGGAGGAAGGTCTCGACCGGCACGCCCTCGGCAGGGAGAAGTTTATCGAACGAGTTTGGCAGTGGAAGGAACAGTCGGGCCGAACCATCATCAACCAGTTGAAGAAGCTCGGCGCTTCCTGTGATTGGTCCCGGGAAAGGTTTACGATGGACGAAGGCCTTTCGGAAGCGGTCCGGGAGGTCTTCATCCGGCTCTACCAGGAGGGATTAATTTACCGGAGTTATTATATCATCAACTGGTGCCCGAGATGCCAGACCGCCCTTTCCGATTTAGAGGTGGAGCACCACGAAATCGGAGGGAAGCTCTACTACCTCCGGTACCCTTTCAAGGAAGGGGACGGTTTTCTCGTGGTCGCGACGACGCGGCCTGAGACGATGTTGGGCGATACGGCCGTCGCCGTCCATCCAGAGGATGGGCGATACCGGGAATCCATCGGCCGGAAGGTCCGCCTACCCCTTCTCGGCAGGGAGATCCCCGTCATCGGCGATCCGTATGTGGAGAGGGAGTTCGGGACCGGGTGCCTCAAGATCACCCCTGCCCATGACTTCAACGATTTCGAGATCGGGTTGAAACATGGACTGGAGCAGATCAAGGTGATCGATGAGACCGGCAGGATGACCGAGCAGGCGGGCCCCTACCGAGGGCTGGAGCGGTTCGAATGTCGGGAAAAGATCTTGGAGGATCTGGCCCGGGAGGGCATCCTCCTCAAGACCGAGGATTACAGGCACAAGGTTGGCCACTGTTACCGGTGCAAGACCATCGTTGAGCCCAACCTCTCCCTCCAGTGGTTCGTCCGCACCAAGCCCTTGGCCCAGCCTGCCATCGAGGCCGTCAGGAGTGGGCGGACCCGGATCATCCCCGATCTCTGGGAGAAGACCTACTACGAATGGATGGAGAATATCAAAGACTGGTGCATCTCCCGACAGATCTGGTGGGGCCACCGAATTCCCGCTTGGTACTGCGAGGAGTGCGGGGAGGTGATGGTGGCCAAGACCGCCCCCCCGGCCTGCTCCAAGTGTCGATCTTCTCGGCTCAGGCAGGAGACCGATGTCCTCGATACCTGGTTCAGCTCCGCCCTCTGGCCCTTCTCGACGATGGGATGGCCCGAAGAGACGAAGGAGCTGAAAGTCTTCTATCCCACCTCGGTGCTGGTCACGGGGTTCGATATCCTCTTCTTCTGGGTGGCCCGGATGATGATGATGGGCCTCAAGTTCATGTCCGACGTCCCCTTTCGGGACGTCTATATCCACGGCCTGGTCAGGGACGAAAAAGGGGAGAAGTATTCGAAGACCCGGGGAAACGTCGTCGATCCTCTCGAGTTGATCGATCGATACGGCGCCGATGCCCTCCGCTTTACCCTGGCCGCCTTGACCATGCCCGGAAGCGATTTGAAGCTTTCGGAATCGCGGACCGAAGGGTACCGCCATTTCGCCAACAAGATCTGGAACGCCTCGAGGTTCGTTTTAATGAATCTCGAGCCCCACGGCCCGGATGGGGCGGTCGAACCCGCCCCTGTGGAGCACTACAGCCTGCCCGATCGGTGGATCCGGCGGCGGTTGAACGAAACGATCCGTTCGGTCAGGGAGAGTCTGGAGGAATACAAATTCCACGAGGCCTGTCATCTCCTCTACCAATTCGTCTGGCACGAGTTCTGCGACTGGTATCTCGAGATGAGCAAGATCTACCTTTACCGGGAGGTCGAACCCAACCGGCAGGCCCTCACGAGGCAGACCCTCCTGGAGGTCCTCGAAACTCTCCTGCGGCTCCTTCACCCCTTCATGCCCTTCCTCACCGAGGAGATCTGGCAGCAGCTGCCATTGCGAAGGGAGCAGGATTCAATCATGATCTCTCCCTATCCTCAAGCCGACCCCCGTTTCGACGATCCCGGCGCCGAGGAGATCGACCTCGTGATCGAGGCCGTGAGCAGCCTACGAAGGATCCGGGGAGAGATGAACCTCTTTCCTTCCGAGCAGATCACCGTTCTGGTCCGGACGAAAGACGAAGCCTCCGGGGAGCGGTGGCGAGAGCTGGAGCCCTTCCTCCGCTTCCTCGCGCTGGTCAAGGAGTTGAAGGTCGGTCCCCAGGTAGAGAAACCCCTTTACAGCGCGTATGCCCTCGTCCAGGGGGCAGAACTTTTCGTCCCGATGGATCGGGATCGCATGGAAGAGGAGGCCAGAAGGCTGCAAAAAGAGATCGGAAAGATCGAGAAGGAGAGCGCCTTTATTCTGAAGAAGCTTTCGAACGAACAGTTTCTCTCGAAGGCCCCTCCAGAAGTGGTTCAGGAGGTCCGGTTGAAGGCGGAGTCCTTTCGCACTCAGCGAGAAAAACTGGAGGAGAGCCTTCGACGCATTCAAACCCTCCTCGGGTGA